The Antarcticibacterium flavum genome contains the following window.
TAAGAAGAATGCCAAAGCACTTGCCCAGGCATTTATGAACAAGGATTTCAACGTGATCTCGGGTGGGACAGACAATCATATGATGCTTATAGATCTGCGAAATAAAAACATCACAGGTAAGCAGGCAGAAGAGGCTCTTGGGAAAGCAGAGATCACCGTGAACAAGAACATGGTTCCATTTGATGATAAATCTCCTTTTGTAACTTCGGGAATAAGGATTGGTACTCCTGCAGTTACAACAAGAGGTTTAAAAGAGGATGATATGAGCAGGATAGTAGAACTTATAGATACAGTGGTAAGTAATTTTGAAGATGAAACCAAACTTGCAGAGGTGAAGGAAGAAGTTCTAAATATGATGCAGGGACGGCCACTTTTTAGTGCCTAATCTTTCTTTCAAATAAATATAAAAAGTGCTGCCTTTTGGGTAGCACTTTTTTTGTGAGGTGAAATTTTTGATAAAGATTTGGAAAACAGTTAGTAATCCTTCAACTTTAACTATTACTTGAATGAAAAACGTAAATTTGAATAAATTCACTAGTATGCAATTGTTCTCCCATTCCCGTCTTTTAACTTTATTTATACTTCTATTATTTTCTTCCTGTGCCCAGGTTAAAGATACCGGCACCGGGACACGGGATGCTGTGATCCTACCGCCTGAAGAGCTCTATGGAGACCTGTTCTATGATGTACAGCAGGATGAGGCTATCTTCCCCGACAGTAAGACGTTTGTGGATGCTATTCCATTTACAGAGGTGGACGAGATTAGACTTAAATATTCACGTCTTGAAAATAGGTCAACACCCTTTTTACTCAATTTTCTTGAAGAGCATTTTATAATTCCAGAAAATTATAACACGTTCCAAAGTGACTCCCTTCCCATCCAAAAGAATATCTCCCAGTTATGGGAAGTATTGAAACGCCCGGCAGATGAGGTGGAATCTGGCACCTTGATGCCTTTGCCGCATCCCTATATTGTTCCCGGGGGCAGGTTCAGGGAAATTTATTATTGGGATAGTTATTTTACAATGTTGGGATTGCAGGTAGACGGGGAGGTAGAAACCATAAAGAATATGGTTGATAATTTTTCCTATTTGATCGATACCTATGGGTTTATTCCAAATGGAAACCGCACCTATTACCTGGGGAGGTCACAGCCCCCTTTTTATTCAAAAATGGTGGAGCTTCTTGCAGAAATTGAGGGGGATGAAGTGTATGCGAAATATCTCCCTTACCTGGAAAAGGAGTACGAATTTTGGATGAGGGATTCTGAAGCTCTTACTCACTCCAATCCTGTTTCAAAAAGGGTGGTGAAGATGCCTGAAGGGGAGGTGCTTAACCGGTATTGGGATGAATATGACACCCCACGCCCGGAAAGTTACAGGGAAGATGTTGAAACTGCAGAGGAGGCCATAAGAATGTTTCCCAATAGAACAAAAGCTGAAGTTTACAGGAATCTACGGGCTGCAGCAGAGTCTGGCTGGGATTTTTCCAGCAGGTGGCTTGAGCGTGATGAGAATGGGGATTTTAAGCTCTCTTCAATACATACTACCAATATAGTGCCTGTAGATCTTAATTCCCTCCTTTACAACCTCGAGGCCAGGATAGCCGCTGTATATGAGCTTACCGGAAATGAAGCCGGGGCGGCAGAATTCCATATGAGGGCAGAGGCCAGAAAAAATGCCATTGAAAAATATTTTTGGAGTGAGGAAGAAGGATTTTATATGGACTATAACCTTCCCGAAGAAAAACATACCCCGGTGCTTTCCCTTGCAGGAGTATACCCACTTTTTTTTAATATTGCTTATGAGGATAGGGCGAATAAAGTAACAAGAACAGTTGAAAGGACTTTCCTCAAGCCGGGAGGAGTAGTAACAACCCCTTATGAAACAGGGCAGCAATGGGATGCACCAAATGGCTGGGCGCCACTACAGTGGGTAACCATCCAGGGTTTAAGGAATTATGGGGAAACAGCCCTGGCCATAGATGTTAAGAACCGTTGGCTGCAGTTGAACACAGGAGTCTACAAGCGCACCTTTAAAATGCTTGAGAAATATAACGTGCAGGACCTTTCCAGAGAAAGTGGTGGGGGAGAATATCCCACCCAGGATGGATTTGGGTGGACCAACGGGGTATATCAAAAACTGGTGAATGAAAGGTCCGGCAGAACATTTATGGATGAATGAGGATCCTTATCATACTTATCGCCGGTTTTACAATGATAAATAAAGGAAGTTGCCAGGGGCAGCAACCGGATATTTCAATACAGGAGATCCGGGAACTCCAGGGTGTGGCATCGGCATCAGGAATAGAAAATCTACATGGTGATCTCTTTGTGATTGGAGATAACACTCCTTACATTTTCAGGTTAAATAAGGATCTCCAGGTTGAAGAAAAGCATCTTTTATTCCCTGAACTAAAGAGTACCGACAGCCTGTTTGAAAAAGCTGTAAAACCAGATCTTGAGGCTTTATGTAAACCAAAGGAAGCAGAAAATAAATTGTGGCTCTTTGGATCAGGTTCCCGGTATAAGGAGAGGGATGTTCTTATTGTTTTTGATGCTGAAGGGGAACCGCTATCCAGGCAGTTTTCTCTGGTTGATTTTTACAAGGACCTAAGGTCTAAGGCACAAATCCCTGGAAGTGATTTTAATATTGAAGGGGCCGAAGTTGCGGGGGAGCACCTATACCTTTTCAACAGGGGCAATAATATGATATTCAAAATAAATATTTCTGAATTTGAGAAGTTCTTAACTCAACCGGCATCTTTACCCGCAGCAGAATTCTTTGAGTTTGAACTTCCTGAAATTGATGGGGTGAAGGCAGGCTTTTCTGGGGTGACTTTTATCCCTGGTGAAGAAATATTCCTCATAACAGCCAGTGTTGAAGATACCGACAACTGGATAGATGACGGGGAAGTACTTGGAAGTTACGTGGGTGTACTTACTTTAAAAGAATTAAAAGAGAAGGTACAGCCACTCTGGATAAAACTTACTTTTAATGGGGTGAAACTTCAGAAAAAAATTGAATCCATTACAAGCATTTCGACAACCACCAGAGGGGAATATGATCTCCTGATGGTGACTGACAGTGATGGGGATATTTCAGAAATTATAAAAGCGAGGCTTACCGGCCTTTAATTTGACTGGTTTGGATACCACTCAAGCAGCACCACCTCAATCTCTTCATTGCCTGCATTTACCAGCTCCTTAAATTTTTCGACATCGGCCAGGCCGTCCTGTCCTCTGTAATGATAAGGGTAAACCTGCTTAGGTTTAAAGGCCAGTACGGCATCTGCCGCCTGTTCTACATCCATTGTGTAGGGAAGGTTCATAGGGATCAAGGCCATATCTATGTCCTGCAGGTTCCTCATTTCATCAATTCCTTCAGTATCACCCGCGATATATAAGCGTTGCCCGTCCTTCTCAAGAATATATCCATTTCCCCTTCCTTTGGGATGCCTGGATTCTTCATCCTCAGGCAGATTGTACATAGGAACGGCTTCAATATCAAAACCCCGGAATTCACGGCTCTCCCCGTTATTCAAAACTACCAGGTTCTCCTGAAGCTCTGCAGGGAGCTGATCTTTCACTGCTTTTGGAACAATGATCTGGGTTTCTCCAAGCTCCAGCGCCTTTAAAGTTTCGGCATTCATATGATCTCCATGTATATCAGAAATAAGGACAAAATCTGGTTCTTCCTTCCCTTCGAAGGCAGCTGCACCACCGGTTGGGTCGTTATAGATGATCACATCACCCCATTTTATAATTGCCGTGGCATGAGAAACAGGTTCTATAGTTATCTCCTCTACATTTCTTTCCTGATCAACATTTTTCGATGCCTCTGTGACCTGGGAATCATAATCTTCATTTTCACGGGTTTCATTCTTGCAGGATGTAAAAGTGATAACAAAAATGGATAATGTAATTAACTGTTTCATAATAACTTGATTTTTGTTAAAGTTAGGGAACGGCAATAAAAGACTTCATTTTATTAAGAAAGTTTTAATACAACGGCAGTTCCAGTTTTATATCTCCCCGGGCATAGGGATTTTTACCTTCAATAGGGATCTCCTTAAAACCATATTTTTTATAAATATGAATGGCATTTTCAAGTTTACGGTTAGAATAGATAATTAATTTTTCCCACCCCTTTTCTTTCGCATAATTAAGGCAATGCTCCATCAACTTCTGTCCAATCCTTTTACCCTGGGCTGCAGGGGTAATTGCCATTTTGGTGAGCTCAAATATTCCTTCTTCAATCTTCATTAAAGCTACGGTCCCTATGATCTTTTCTCCTTCTTTCACAAAGAAGATATTACCACCTGGATCCAGGATATACTGCTGCGGTTTCCCCAACACTTCCTCATCGTGAGGTTCTACCCAAAAATATTTTTCAAGCCAGGCTATATTAAGTTCTTTAAAATCACCGGCATATTCATTTTGGAACGGTATTATTTCTACATTCATTTTTTTCCCAGGGTTTTATGGTCACTTTGCTTCCAGGGTAATTTCCCTTCGATCTCGAGGGCAAAGCTTAAGAATGTTCTTATTAGAATGATCAGGCCAAGGTTGATTATTCTTTCGAGGGTGGCATCATATACCACGGTCATTATAATATCTGCCGCCACCAGGAATTCCAGTCCCAGTAAAATCGCACGGCCCAATTCTTCCCGAATTGCCTGGAAAGACCTGTAATCTGTTCCCTGTTTTTTTAAAAGGAATCTTCCAAGGGAGATCAAGGCTCCCACCACAATAATAAGAATTCCAATACTTTCTATAACAGTTGCCGCAGTGCGTACAACAAGATCGAAGGTCTCGCTCATATTCCTGTGCTTATAATATCGGTTATGAAGTAACTTAACGCCTTGCCTACACTGGCTTCAGTATTTGCGGTAGGGGCCGCTTCACAAATATGTATGTATTTTATATTCTCTTCTTCTGATGCCAGGGCGACAAAATTGCGTACCATATTAAACGAGAATCCGCTGGGGGTTTGGGCACTGCTGGGAAAATCCCTAATTGCGTCCACATCGAGCTCCAGTCCAAATTCCTCCTGTGAGATCGTGTCTAGTTCCTCTCTAAAGGCAGTAAGTATTTGCTGGGAGGATTTTCTTACCAGGTGTTCAAATAACCTGTACTGGTCATTTTGAGCAGCATCCATCTGTTCAAAGATATAGGCGGGCGTATAATTTTGGTGTACTCCAAAAACGCGGTACTTTCCAAGAAATCCTTCTTTTCGTGCATAACTAAACCCATTCCCGCTATGGCGGTGCTCAAGCCTTCGCAGGTCTGTATGTGCATCAATATTTAAAATATTAATTGGTTTTTTTAATGCCTGGCTGCTGCCTTTTATATTTCCATAAGCATTATTATGGCCACCTCCAATTATAATTGGGATCTTCCCCAGGCTAACAATTTTTTCAATTACCCTTGTTACTGCCGAATCAATTTGTGACACAAGATCTCCCATCTTCTCAAAATAATGAGGGTCTTCATGGCCAAGATTTTCAGCTTTGGCAAGATATTCCCGGCATTCAATTTCTCCCAGCAGTATTAAGTCTTCTGCATTGCTGTAGCGATTTGACTGGACATTCAGAAGGGATTTTAAAGCTACGTGCCAGGCTTTTGCAGTGCCTTCCTTTCCACGATTTGCCCTAACCCCTATATCTTCGGGTATGCCGACTAGAACGTATTTTGCAGGTATATTCTTAAGTTGTTCAAAACCTTCAACAAATTTGATTTTCTCGCCAAATTTGGTTTCTCCCTCCCGGGTAATGATTAATTTTTCAACGGTCCTGGAGTTGTAGATCTTAAAATTCTCCATTAATTAAATTTTTTACCATTAATATATACCGCTTCTATTTCATTGTTTCCAAAAGAATAGGGGAGGTGTGAATAGGAGGG
Protein-coding sequences here:
- the treA gene encoding alpha,alpha-trehalase TreA — encoded protein: MKNVNLNKFTSMQLFSHSRLLTLFILLLFSSCAQVKDTGTGTRDAVILPPEELYGDLFYDVQQDEAIFPDSKTFVDAIPFTEVDEIRLKYSRLENRSTPFLLNFLEEHFIIPENYNTFQSDSLPIQKNISQLWEVLKRPADEVESGTLMPLPHPYIVPGGRFREIYYWDSYFTMLGLQVDGEVETIKNMVDNFSYLIDTYGFIPNGNRTYYLGRSQPPFYSKMVELLAEIEGDEVYAKYLPYLEKEYEFWMRDSEALTHSNPVSKRVVKMPEGEVLNRYWDEYDTPRPESYREDVETAEEAIRMFPNRTKAEVYRNLRAAAESGWDFSSRWLERDENGDFKLSSIHTTNIVPVDLNSLLYNLEARIAAVYELTGNEAGAAEFHMRAEARKNAIEKYFWSEEEGFYMDYNLPEEKHTPVLSLAGVYPLFFNIAYEDRANKVTRTVERTFLKPGGVVTTPYETGQQWDAPNGWAPLQWVTIQGLRNYGETALAIDVKNRWLQLNTGVYKRTFKMLEKYNVQDLSRESGGGEYPTQDGFGWTNGVYQKLVNERSGRTFMDE
- a CDS encoding DUF6929 family protein — its product is MRILIILIAGFTMINKGSCQGQQPDISIQEIRELQGVASASGIENLHGDLFVIGDNTPYIFRLNKDLQVEEKHLLFPELKSTDSLFEKAVKPDLEALCKPKEAENKLWLFGSGSRYKERDVLIVFDAEGEPLSRQFSLVDFYKDLRSKAQIPGSDFNIEGAEVAGEHLYLFNRGNNMIFKINISEFEKFLTQPASLPAAEFFEFELPEIDGVKAGFSGVTFIPGEEIFLITASVEDTDNWIDDGEVLGSYVGVLTLKELKEKVQPLWIKLTFNGVKLQKKIESITSISTTTRGEYDLLMVTDSDGDISEIIKARLTGL
- a CDS encoding MBL fold metallo-hydrolase — protein: MKQLITLSIFVITFTSCKNETRENEDYDSQVTEASKNVDQERNVEEITIEPVSHATAIIKWGDVIIYNDPTGGAAAFEGKEEPDFVLISDIHGDHMNAETLKALELGETQIIVPKAVKDQLPAELQENLVVLNNGESREFRGFDIEAVPMYNLPEDEESRHPKGRGNGYILEKDGQRLYIAGDTEGIDEMRNLQDIDMALIPMNLPYTMDVEQAADAVLAFKPKQVYPYHYRGQDGLADVEKFKELVNAGNEEIEVVLLEWYPNQSN
- a CDS encoding GNAT family N-acetyltransferase, coding for MNVEIIPFQNEYAGDFKELNIAWLEKYFWVEPHDEEVLGKPQQYILDPGGNIFFVKEGEKIIGTVALMKIEEGIFELTKMAITPAAQGKRIGQKLMEHCLNYAKEKGWEKLIIYSNRKLENAIHIYKKYGFKEIPIEGKNPYARGDIKLELPLY
- a CDS encoding DUF1622 domain-containing protein; this encodes MSETFDLVVRTAATVIESIGILIIVVGALISLGRFLLKKQGTDYRSFQAIREELGRAILLGLEFLVAADIIMTVVYDATLERIINLGLIILIRTFLSFALEIEGKLPWKQSDHKTLGKK
- a CDS encoding formimidoylglutamase, whose protein sequence is MENFKIYNSRTVEKLIITREGETKFGEKIKFVEGFEQLKNIPAKYVLVGIPEDIGVRANRGKEGTAKAWHVALKSLLNVQSNRYSNAEDLILLGEIECREYLAKAENLGHEDPHYFEKMGDLVSQIDSAVTRVIEKIVSLGKIPIIIGGGHNNAYGNIKGSSQALKKPINILNIDAHTDLRRLEHRHSGNGFSYARKEGFLGKYRVFGVHQNYTPAYIFEQMDAAQNDQYRLFEHLVRKSSQQILTAFREELDTISQEEFGLELDVDAIRDFPSSAQTPSGFSFNMVRNFVALASEEENIKYIHICEAAPTANTEASVGKALSYFITDIISTGI